The genomic interval ATACCTATCCGGCAGAGTTTATCTATCAAAACCTGATGATCGAAGCCAATATTATTGATGCTGCTTACCACAACAAGGCGAAGCGTCTATTATTTTTGGGGAGCTCTTGCATCTATCCACGAGCAGTTGAGCAGCCCATGCGTGAAGAGGCACTACTTACCGATCTGCTTGAACCGACAAATGAGCCTTATGCCTTGGCGAAGATTGCAGGCATTAAGCTGTGTGAATCCTACAATCGCCAGTATGGAACGGATTTTCGCTCGGTGATGCCGACAAACCTCTATGGCCAGGGGGATAACTTCCATCCCAAGAACTCACACGTAATTCCTGCATTGATGCGTCGTTTTCATGAGGCAAAACTTCGTGGTGATGCCGATGTTGTTGTCTGGGGGAGCGGCACCCCCATGCGGGAGTTTCTACATGTGGATGACATGGCTGCAGCGTCTATTTATGTTCTTGGTTTGGATGAAACAGTTTACCAGGCCAATACCCAGCCAATGCTTTCACATATCAACGTAGGCACGGGGGTGGACTGCACCATCCGTGAAATGGCGGAGACCATGAAGCGGGTGATTGGTTATAAAGGAAAACTAATCTTTGATGCGTCCAAACCCGACGGTGCCCCACGAAAATTGATGGAAGTATCCCGACTCAAAGGCCTTGGGTGGCAATACACTATCCCCCTTGAGGATGGACTACAGATGACTTATGACTGGTTTATCAAAGAGAGTGGCAACTAAAAAAACCAAGCTGGAGAG from Candidatus Sedimenticola sp. (ex Thyasira tokunagai) carries:
- a CDS encoding GDP-L-fucose synthase produces the protein MNKNDKIYVAGHRGLVGSAIVRQLKAAGFSNLLTRTHSELDLVDQSQVKHFFETEEPEYVFLAAAKVGGIHANNTYPAEFIYQNLMIEANIIDAAYHNKAKRLLFLGSSCIYPRAVEQPMREEALLTDLLEPTNEPYALAKIAGIKLCESYNRQYGTDFRSVMPTNLYGQGDNFHPKNSHVIPALMRRFHEAKLRGDADVVVWGSGTPMREFLHVDDMAAASIYVLGLDETVYQANTQPMLSHINVGTGVDCTIREMAETMKRVIGYKGKLIFDASKPDGAPRKLMEVSRLKGLGWQYTIPLEDGLQMTYDWFIKESGN